The following coding sequences are from one Pigmentibacter ruber window:
- a CDS encoding fused response regulator/phosphatase, producing MSRILVIEDSQTQALKIQFILEDAGFEVEVATNGKQGLALFASKDFDVVISDIIMPNLTGYEVCKQIKMDTKKSKTPVILLTTLSDPMEVIHALECGADNFITKPYQDELLIKRIKDVLLSKESKLNSTNENFELARFLDKEIMIPINKGQILGLLLSTFEDIVRTNNELQENKAELEYKNREIEKINLRLEVEMKAAQQALRGLFPKVEYVENFITHPIKIALFNQSASEVGGDWCGFYNIGKYKLVLIGDVTGHGAGSAVVAASVSGYFESLANSKLSEEIDLITLYKNLSQFIKKIGNDEFCMTMAMLLFDEDMNNYYYLNAGHNHPFIVSYKDTNNIEIKKALLSGHILGHVPDENSKNQDEIQINKFEFKNDSMLILYTDGLTENANKLGEQYDENRLKKFFQKNNFKFTNPLVIINKVIDEIYNFYDGYPIQDDITLILIKKGAKSIIEEEN from the coding sequence ATGAGTAGAATCTTAGTTATTGAAGATAGCCAAACTCAAGCTTTAAAAATTCAATTTATCCTTGAAGATGCTGGTTTTGAAGTTGAAGTTGCTACCAATGGAAAACAAGGCTTAGCACTATTTGCTTCAAAAGATTTTGATGTCGTTATTAGCGATATTATTATGCCTAACTTAACAGGATATGAAGTATGTAAACAAATTAAAATGGATACTAAAAAGTCAAAAACACCTGTTATTCTTCTTACAACTTTAAGCGACCCTATGGAAGTTATTCATGCTTTAGAATGTGGGGCTGATAATTTTATTACCAAACCTTATCAAGATGAATTACTTATAAAAAGAATTAAGGATGTTTTACTTTCAAAAGAATCTAAATTAAATAGTACTAATGAAAATTTTGAATTAGCTAGATTTTTAGATAAAGAAATTATGATTCCTATTAATAAAGGACAAATATTAGGTCTTTTGCTTTCCACATTTGAAGATATTGTAAGAACAAATAATGAATTGCAAGAAAATAAAGCTGAATTAGAATATAAAAATAGAGAAATAGAAAAAATAAATTTAAGATTAGAAGTAGAAATGAAAGCAGCGCAACAAGCATTGCGTGGTTTATTTCCTAAAGTAGAATATGTCGAAAACTTTATAACTCATCCCATAAAAATTGCTTTATTTAATCAAAGTGCGAGTGAAGTTGGTGGGGATTGGTGTGGATTTTACAATATTGGAAAATATAAATTAGTCTTAATTGGGGATGTAACTGGCCATGGTGCAGGTAGTGCAGTCGTTGCTGCTTCTGTTTCAGGATATTTTGAATCTTTAGCCAATAGTAAACTATCAGAAGAAATAGATTTAATTACCCTATATAAAAATCTGAGCCAATTTATAAAAAAAATTGGTAATGATGAATTTTGTATGACAATGGCTATGCTATTATTTGATGAAGACATGAATAATTACTATTACTTAAATGCGGGACACAATCATCCATTTATCGTTTCTTATAAAGATACAAATAACATAGAAATTAAAAAAGCATTACTAAGTGGACATATCCTAGGGCATGTTCCTGATGAAAATTCAAAAAATCAAGATGAAATTCAAATTAATAAATTTGAATTCAAAAATGATTCAATGCTGATATTATATACAGATGGTTTGACTGAAAATGCTAATAAATTAGGTGAACAATACGACGAAAATCGCTTAAAGAAATTCTTTCAAAAAAATAATTTTAAATTTACAAATCCATTGGTTATTATAAATAAAGTAATAGATGAAATATATAATTTTTACGATGGTTACCCTATCCAAGATGACATTACATTAATTCTTATTAAAAAAGGTGCAAAAAGTATTATTGAAGAAGAAAATTAA
- the cheB gene encoding chemotaxis-specific protein-glutamate methyltransferase CheB, translated as MIDILIVEDSLVAQEYLIQILSSDPLIRIVGTAKSGEEAIEKVKKYHPHVVTMDIELPKMNGFEATKAIMQAWPTRVIIVTALEAKLLDLTFKAMSAGAVALIEKPPAFGNENSEKKKKELIDTVKLMSEVPVVRHRMSNKTSNTSENPVKKNIKVLAIGASTGGPPILETILKGLPKNFPAPILIVQHITEGFIDGLAKWLSTSIEMPIHIATNGTFPLAGNVYLAPDHYHLVIGKNGCIELNNDPPDHNLKPSVEHLFQSVAKLFGNEAVGVLLTGMGRDGADGLKLMFEKGAITIAQDEQSSLVFGMPNEAIKTGGVTYVLPPEKIVETILCIVSNTEGKS; from the coding sequence ATGATTGATATTCTTATTGTTGAAGATTCATTAGTTGCACAAGAATATCTTATTCAAATATTAAGTAGTGATCCTTTAATTAGAATTGTGGGTACAGCTAAATCAGGCGAAGAAGCCATTGAAAAAGTAAAAAAATATCATCCACACGTTGTTACAATGGACATAGAACTTCCCAAAATGAATGGCTTTGAAGCCACAAAAGCAATAATGCAGGCTTGGCCAACAAGAGTTATTATCGTAACAGCTCTTGAAGCAAAACTATTAGATCTTACCTTTAAAGCTATGTCTGCAGGTGCCGTTGCCTTGATAGAAAAACCACCTGCATTTGGAAATGAAAACTCTGAAAAAAAGAAAAAAGAACTTATTGATACAGTAAAATTAATGTCTGAAGTTCCTGTTGTTAGACATAGGATGTCAAATAAAACTTCAAATACCTCAGAAAACCCTGTGAAAAAAAACATTAAAGTTCTTGCCATCGGGGCTTCAACGGGGGGGCCGCCAATATTAGAAACTATCTTAAAAGGCTTACCAAAAAATTTTCCAGCTCCAATTTTGATTGTCCAACACATTACTGAAGGTTTTATAGATGGACTTGCAAAATGGCTATCAACTTCTATTGAAATGCCAATCCATATTGCAACAAATGGAACTTTCCCTTTAGCAGGAAATGTTTATTTAGCTCCCGATCATTATCATCTGGTCATCGGAAAAAATGGTTGCATTGAGTTAAATAATGACCCTCCTGATCATAACTTAAAACCTTCAGTAGAACATTTATTCCAATCTGTTGCTAAATTATTTGGAAACGAAGCTGTTGGAGTTTTGTTAACAGGTATGGGTCGAGATGGAGCAGATGGGCTAAAATTAATGTTTGAGAAGGGTGCTATAACTATAGCTCAAGATGAGCAAAGTAGTCTTGTATTTGGAATGCCTAATGAAGCAATAAAAACAGGTGGGGTTACTTATGTGTTACCTCCGGAAAAAATTGTTGAAACTATATTATGTATTGTAAGTAATACTGAAGGAAAATCATGA
- a CDS encoding hybrid sensor histidine kinase/response regulator, with product MDQKQQLLLNKLLQTFKLEAEEHLNNMTTFLVELEKETDENSKKTLIENIFREFHSLKGASRTVNRLEAEKICHACENVFFLLKNNQLKLSAELFNQFHALLDLLGKVVIINDNEISDKDKSLSRDLLQKLSKLSNAQNQIQTENKASQLNSNEKINPEINSSNNKNISKQIEPEKKAQEVFNNKKTEEENFQKEVKSKLVEEEKSRNELKKNNTQDESNLKRTSDEEKLPKLEIAKSNIRISTDRLNNVLLQIEELRGLAINSRDHLVFVKELGNIIDLYKRESNKNEHISNDTLSSLGIKVSNLTGFLDRDQRSFHSMLDSILGDMRKLLMLPCSSVLDLFPKIVRDLAHSLEKEVELNIQNGEIVLDRRILEEIKDPLIHIIRNCVDHGIEKPSVRIARKKPAKGTINISVSATLGNKIEISISDNGNGINLEKLKNKAIQAGLISYEHSLKMTEQEQIHLIFESGISTSDMITDLSGRGLGMAIVREKIEKLGGSIHVEMVQGKSTNFTIRVPTTLATFRGILVRVWNQLLVFPTVHVERAIRLAFNQIKTIENREVIQFNNQSVSAVSLAHVLNMELKQDSAIKIPDKVLFVVAELSGQNIAFQVDEILGEQDVIVKSVGKKLGKVPNISGVTILGNGKVIPILNMFDLMKSAISLNSRSSILNPEKTNAVITKKKKKIILVVDDSITSRTLLKNVLQAASYEVITAVDGSEGLSLAKAEYFDLIISDVDMPNLDGFEMTRQIKSDEKLAKTPVILVTSRDTKESKEKGLEVGANAYIVKSSFDQSNLLEVVWGLLHD from the coding sequence ATGGATCAAAAACAGCAATTACTGCTCAATAAGCTTCTCCAAACATTTAAGCTTGAAGCAGAAGAACATTTAAATAACATGACAACTTTTCTAGTAGAGCTAGAAAAAGAAACAGATGAAAATTCAAAAAAAACTCTTATAGAAAATATTTTTCGTGAATTTCATAGCTTAAAGGGAGCTTCAAGAACAGTAAATCGTTTAGAAGCAGAAAAAATATGCCATGCATGTGAAAATGTTTTTTTCCTACTAAAAAACAATCAACTTAAATTATCTGCTGAACTATTTAATCAATTTCATGCTCTTTTAGATCTTCTTGGAAAAGTAGTTATTATAAATGATAATGAAATTTCTGATAAAGATAAATCTTTAAGTAGAGACTTACTCCAAAAATTAAGTAAACTATCTAATGCACAAAATCAAATACAGACAGAAAATAAAGCTAGTCAATTAAATAGTAATGAGAAAATAAATCCTGAAATAAATTCATCTAATAATAAAAATATTAGCAAACAAATCGAACCAGAAAAAAAAGCACAAGAGGTATTTAACAATAAAAAAACTGAAGAAGAAAATTTTCAAAAAGAAGTAAAAAGCAAATTAGTTGAAGAAGAAAAATCAAGAAACGAATTAAAAAAGAATAATACACAAGATGAAAGTAATTTAAAAAGAACTAGTGATGAAGAGAAATTACCTAAATTAGAAATAGCTAAAAGTAATATAAGGATTTCAACTGATAGATTGAACAATGTTCTATTGCAAATTGAAGAACTAAGAGGTCTGGCAATAAATTCAAGAGATCACCTTGTATTTGTCAAAGAGCTTGGAAATATAATAGACTTATATAAGAGAGAAAGCAATAAAAACGAGCATATATCAAATGATACTCTTTCATCACTTGGAATTAAAGTTTCTAATTTAACTGGATTTCTAGATAGAGATCAGCGATCTTTTCATAGCATGCTTGATTCTATTTTAGGAGACATGCGGAAACTATTGATGTTACCTTGTTCAAGTGTTTTAGATTTATTCCCTAAAATCGTAAGGGATTTAGCGCATTCTTTAGAAAAAGAAGTAGAATTAAATATTCAAAATGGCGAAATAGTTTTAGATAGACGCATACTAGAAGAAATAAAAGACCCACTAATTCATATTATTCGCAATTGTGTAGATCACGGAATTGAAAAACCATCAGTAAGAATTGCTAGAAAAAAACCAGCTAAAGGAACAATTAATATTTCGGTATCAGCCACACTTGGCAATAAAATTGAAATATCAATTTCTGACAATGGAAATGGTATTAATCTTGAAAAATTAAAAAATAAAGCAATCCAAGCTGGTCTCATTTCTTATGAACATTCACTTAAAATGACAGAGCAAGAACAAATACATCTTATTTTTGAATCTGGAATTAGTACTAGTGATATGATCACAGATCTATCTGGAAGAGGCTTAGGAATGGCCATAGTAAGAGAAAAAATAGAAAAATTAGGAGGCTCCATACATGTAGAAATGGTTCAAGGAAAAAGCACCAATTTTACAATAAGAGTACCAACAACTTTAGCAACTTTTCGTGGAATTTTAGTGCGTGTTTGGAATCAACTGCTTGTGTTCCCAACTGTGCATGTTGAAAGGGCAATTAGATTAGCTTTTAATCAAATTAAAACGATTGAAAATAGAGAAGTTATTCAATTTAATAATCAATCAGTCTCAGCTGTTTCTTTAGCACATGTTCTTAATATGGAGTTAAAGCAAGACTCTGCAATAAAAATTCCTGACAAAGTTTTATTTGTTGTTGCAGAACTTTCAGGACAAAATATAGCTTTCCAAGTAGATGAAATACTAGGGGAACAAGACGTTATTGTTAAGAGTGTGGGTAAAAAATTAGGGAAAGTTCCAAATATATCTGGAGTAACAATATTAGGTAACGGGAAAGTAATTCCTATTTTAAATATGTTTGACTTAATGAAATCTGCAATTTCTTTAAATTCAAGATCGAGTATTTTAAATCCTGAAAAAACAAATGCTGTAATTACAAAGAAAAAGAAAAAAATAATATTAGTTGTTGATGATTCTATTACCTCTAGAACATTGCTAAAAAATGTTCTGCAAGCTGCTAGTTACGAGGTAATAACAGCCGTAGATGGCAGTGAAGGATTATCTTTAGCAAAAGCTGAATATTTTGATCTTATTATTTCTGATGTAGATATGCCAAATTTAGACGGTTTTGAAATGACTAGGCAAATAAAATCCGACGAAAAACTTGCAAAAACGCCTGTTATTTTGGTGACCTCAAGAGACACTAAAGAAAGTAAAGAAAAAGGTTTAGAAGTTGGAGCAAATGCATATATTGTAAAAAGCAGTTTCGATCAAAGTAATCTTTTAGAAGTTGTTTGGGGGTTACTACATGATTGA